The genomic DNA ATCAGCCGCATGCCCCATGTTGCCGAGCCGGAGGCCAGCGTGATGGTGCGGTAGGCAAAAGAGATCACCAGCCAGAGCAGCGGGTAGAAGAAGAGCCCGGTGAAGGCGGTGAAGGGGAGCACCAGCAGGGTTACGAGGAAGATCATCACCCCGTCGACGAGCCACGCAAAGAAACGTTTGGCGGGCGTATCGGCGTAGAACTCGGGCGCAAGGTCCGGGTCGGGGAGGGCGGTGG from Oceanicola sp. D3 includes the following:
- a CDS encoding RDD family protein codes for the protein MDNITTALPDPDLAPEFYADTPAKRFFAWLVDGVMIFLVTLLVLPFTAFTGLFFYPLLWLVISFAYRTITLASGSATWGMRLMSLEMRTHRGERFGLGEAFIHTLVYSVAISTFLVQVISVVLMLTTSRRQSLGDHLLGSVAINRAAARR